GGGTGCGATCCCGGTGAGGGGCGGCAGTATCAGCCCCGCCGCGCCGAGGATCTCCAGCGTGCCGATGACTCTGACCAGCGCCATGGGCACCCGGTCGACCCAGCCCATCATGGGCCTGAGCTGATCCTGGCTCCGGAGGACCTTCATGCCCCCGGCGTAGACGTAGAACAGCGCCAGCAGCCCCGCGACGATCCAGTACGCGACGTCCATGGTCATTCCCTCGCACAATAGTTACCCGGCGTAAGTTGCCCCATGATGAGTCACCGTCGAGGGGCTCACAAAAGGCACACGGGTGTGCGTCACGCACAGGGAGCTGTCATGTCGGAGTACGAGCACACATGCATGATCCGCGGGGACGGCGGGCGGACGATCCGCGCCGTGCTCGACCGCATCTGCGACAAGTGGACCCTGCTGATCGTGACGACACTCGACCAGGGCCGGCTGCGCTTCACCGACCTGCAGCGGCAGGTCCCGGGGATCTCGCAGCGGATGCTGACGCTGACCCTGCGGAATCTGGAACGCGACGGTCTGGTGTCGAGGACGGCGTACGCGGAGGTTCCGCCCCGGGTCGAGTACGCGCTGACCCCGAACGGCCGGAGCCTCATCCCGCCGGCGCTCGCGCTGGCCGGCTGGGCGATGGAGCACATCGCGGACATCGAGGCGAGCAGGGCCGCGTACGAGGAACGAACCGGCTGATGCGCCCCGACCGGGAGCGGCGGCCCGGCAGTTCAGCGGGCCGTGCTCACACGACCGGGGGTG
The window above is part of the Streptomyces sp. NBC_01428 genome. Proteins encoded here:
- a CDS encoding DoxX family protein, encoding MDVAYWIVAGLLALFYVYAGGMKVLRSQDQLRPMMGWVDRVPMALVRVIGTLEILGAAGLILPPLTGIAPVLAVAAAVGLVLIQVGGIAVHVSRGEARLIGLNIALLVAAAASAWLGTTWL
- a CDS encoding winged helix-turn-helix transcriptional regulator gives rise to the protein MSEYEHTCMIRGDGGRTIRAVLDRICDKWTLLIVTTLDQGRLRFTDLQRQVPGISQRMLTLTLRNLERDGLVSRTAYAEVPPRVEYALTPNGRSLIPPALALAGWAMEHIADIEASRAAYEERTG